In a single window of the Anguilla rostrata isolate EN2019 chromosome 6, ASM1855537v3, whole genome shotgun sequence genome:
- the nt5e gene encoding 5'-nucleotidase translates to MGRRSAELSLVVLVSLLFCISKCASAAGLELTLLHTNDVHARIEETNERSGSCTKGSCFAGVARRFTKIKDIRSRERNVLLLDAGDQFQGTVWFNYYKGAEAAHFMNKLRYDAMALGNHEFDNGVDGLIKPFLQEVNCSILSANIKPDATLAPKIAGYYMPYKIFDVSTEKVAVVGYTSRETPALSKPGPQLVFEDEVTAVQLQVDKLVTLGINKIIALGHSGFVTDQEIAKKVKGVDVVIGGHTNTFLYTGTPPSTEVPAGPYPFMVRSEHGYDVPVVQAYAFGKYLGYLKVTFDEQGRVVTSTGNPILLNSSIPEDPVIRADVGEWMKSLANYSSQYVGNTRVYLNGTFEECRFRECNLGNLICDAMIHHNIKYADEVQWNHVSLCILNGGSIRGPIDERSRNGSITMGDLISVLPFGGTFDLVQLKGSTLRKVFEHSVKRYGGGTGEFLQVSGIRVQLDVSKPPDNRVVGLSLLCTHCRVPSYEPLEANRTYKLVLPSYLVEGGDGYSMIRNEKLKHDTGDLDISVVADYITEMERVYAAVEGRITFVNSKSGPVSASHVTRPKLLLPLLGVVWTLSDISFLDYRL, encoded by the exons ATGGGAAGGAGATCTGCAGAACTGTCGCTGGTCGTTCTGGTCTCGCTGCTATTCTGCATTAGTAAATGCGCTTCTGCAGCAGGCTTGGAACTCACACTGCTTCACACCAACGATGTTCATGCACGAATCGAGGAAACCAATGAACGTTCTGGCTCGTGCACTAAAGGTTCATGCTTCGCTGGAGTGGCCAGGAGATTCACCAAAATCAAGGACATCCGGAGTCGAGAACGGAATGTGTTGCTATTGGATGCGGGTGACCAGTTTCAGGGCACCGTTTGGTTCAACTATTACAAGGGCGCTGAAGCAGCACATTTTATGAATAAGCTCAGATATGATGCAATG GCATTGGGAAACCATGAGTTTGATAATGGAGTGGATGGTCTGATTAAGCCTTTTCTACAAGAAGTGAACTGCAGCATTCTCAGTGCTAACATTAAGCCAGATGCTACACTGGCTCCAAAGATAGCCGGCTACTACATGCCCTATAAGATATTTGATGTAAGCACTGAAAAGGTGGCAGTGGTTGGATATACTTCAAGGGAAACACCAGCTTTGTCAAAGCCAG GCCCACAATTGGTGTTTGAggatgaggtcacagctgtGCAGCTCCAGGTAGACAAGCTTGTCACCTTGGGCATTAATAAGATCATTGCCCTCGGCCACTCTGGCTTTGTCACTGACCAAGAAATTGCCAAGAAAGTAAAGGGAGTGGACGTGGTGATCGGAGGACACACCAACACTTTTCTATATACTG GGACGCCCCCATCGACAGAGGTACCAGCGGGCCCTTACCCCTTTATGGTGCGGTCCGAACATGGCTATGATGTACCCGTCGTCCAGGCCTATGCTTTTGGGAAGTACCTGGGCTACTTGAAGGTGACCTTTGATGAGCAAGGACGTGTGGTGACCTCAACAGGGAATCCGATCCTGCTTAATAGCAGCATACCAGAGG atcCAGTTATCCGTGCAGATGTGGGGGAATGGATGAAGAGCCTGGCAAATTACTCTTCGCAGTATGTGGGAAACACCCGGGTGTACCTGAACGGCACCTTCGAAGAGTGCCGTTTCAGGGAGTGCAACCTGGGAAACCTAATATGTGATGCAATG ATTCATCACAATATCAAGTACGCCGATGAGGTTCAGTGGAACCACGTCAGCTTGTGCATCCTGAACGGCGGGTCCATACGGGGGCCTATCGACGAGCGCAGCCGAAACG GTTCCATCACTATGGGGGACCTTATTTCTGTCTTACCATTCGGAGGCACGTTCGATTTAGTGCAGCTGAAGGGATCGACGCTGAGAAAGGTCTTTGAGCATTCTGTAAAGAGATATGGAGGTGGCACTGGGGAGTTTCTTCAGGTGTCAG GGATCCGTGTTCAGCTGGACGTGTCAAAGCCCCCAGACAACCGCGTGGTAGGTTTGAGCCTCCTGTGTACACACTGTCGAGTGCCCAGCTATGAACCCCTGGAGGCTAACAGGACCTATAAACTGGTCCTGCCGTCCTACCTGGTTGAGGGAGGCGATGGGTACTCGATGATCCGGAATGAGAAGCTCAAACACGACACCG GCGACTTGGACATATCCGTTGTTGCCGACTACATCACCGAAATGGAGCGGGTCTATGCAGCTGTGGAGGGTCGGATCACATTCGTCAACTCCAAATCGGGACCAGTGAGTGCAAGTCATGTGACCAGGCCGAAACTGCTCCTGCCACTCCTGGGCGTGGTCTGGACCCTGTCGGATATCTCGTTTTTAGATTATCGCCTTTGA